The proteins below come from a single Rosa rugosa chromosome 2, drRosRugo1.1, whole genome shotgun sequence genomic window:
- the LOC133728517 gene encoding probable glutathione S-transferase, whose protein sequence is MADEVILLDGYVSSFGMRVRVALAEKGIKYEYREEDLRNKSQLLLKMNPIHKKIPVLIHNGKPVCESLIIVQYIDEVWKDKAPLLPSDPYQRAQARFWADFIDKKLYDASRKIWTTKGEEQEAAKKEFIEVLKVLEGELGDKPYFMGERFGFLDIALITFYSWFHAYETLGNFSIEAECPKLISWAKRCLQKESVSKSLADQKKVYEFVVELKKSLGV, encoded by the exons ATGGCGGACGAGGTTATTCTATTGGACGGTTATGTGAGCAGCTTTGGGATGAGGGTCAGAGTAGCTCTGGCCGAGAAGGGAATTAAGTATGAGTACAGAGAAGAAGACCTGAGAAACAAGAGCCAACTGCTTCTTAAGATGAACCCGATCCACAAGAAGATCCCGGTGCTCATCCATAATGGCAAACCGGTCTGTGAATCGCTCATCATTGTGCAGTATATTGATGAGGTATGGAAGGATAAGGCTCCTCTGCTTCCCTCTGATCCCTACCAGAGAGCCCAGGCCAGATTCTGGGCCGATTTCATTGATAAGAAG TTATATGATGCGAGCAGGAAGATATGGACTACAAAAGGAGAAGAGCAGGAGGCAGCAAAGAAGGAATTCATTGAAGTCCTGAAGGTGTTGGAAGGAGAGCTTGGAGACAAGCCTTATTTCATGGGTGAGAGATTTGGGTTCCTGGACATTGCTCTCATCACATTCTACAGCTGGTTTCATGCTTATGAGACACTTGGAAACTTCAGTATAGAGGCCGAGTGCCCCAAGCTGATTTCATGGGCCAAGAGGTGCTTGCAGAAGGAGAGTGTTTCAAAATCTCTTGCTGACCAGAAAAAGGTTTATGAGTTTGTTGTTGAGTTGAAGAAGAGTCTTGGTGTGTAA